One part of the uncultured Bacteroides sp. genome encodes these proteins:
- a CDS encoding RagB/SusD family nutrient uptake outer membrane protein, whose product MKFNKLNKYNKILLSTILAASVGVSSCSLDEVNPSGSTMNILISQKAGYQQAINNCYFSLQRYFYGKNGMMFLTEAGTDLWTSRQNAKTYEGYFKYGQGAQISLNNAKDQWNGAYDGIGACNLCIESVDNVTDFTSTDEKNALVAEAHYMRALYYYFLVEQFGAVTLNTTLPSGVDLSPTKTEPLEIYKTTIIPDLEFAAKWLPISRPGEEGRALRKSAMGLLAKACLQTKEYGSTEYIQKALDTSKELIADCESGGAKYATYMYPTINQVFANANNLENKESLYSVAFSQAGGSTNLWQHNQDYQLFYGNVAKFPAVLYKGHETEIGRYSDGLFMPSKYLLDVFVNKDNTLDPRYAVFFQTEWTANNAYLWTADNLKMYDRTSSVTSSSKVNVGDVAIKIVRPQEAAYSDLASKKLTVPYLIIDYKDLYNDDMTVKMTYTRLNDGSTVENPFYFFYPSLNKFNSSNFTVISASKNRFACDASAITMRMAEIYLIAAEADLYLNAGSGSAAYINKVRKRAGAADIQGSVTIQTILDERARELAGEYTRFYDLKRTGKLSKAYLTETNPDVGAYFNDDYYKVRPIPQSFTDVIKNGAEYQNPGY is encoded by the coding sequence ATGAAATTCAATAAGCTTAATAAATATAATAAAATCTTGCTGTCAACTATCCTTGCGGCAAGTGTGGGGGTCTCATCTTGTTCTTTAGATGAAGTAAACCCTTCTGGTTCTACCATGAATATTCTGATATCTCAGAAAGCAGGTTACCAACAAGCTATCAATAACTGTTATTTCAGTCTTCAACGTTATTTCTATGGTAAGAACGGAATGATGTTCCTTACTGAAGCAGGAACCGACCTTTGGACTTCCCGTCAGAATGCAAAAACCTACGAAGGTTATTTCAAATATGGTCAAGGAGCGCAGATCTCATTAAATAATGCAAAAGATCAGTGGAATGGTGCTTATGATGGTATTGGAGCATGTAACCTGTGTATTGAAAGTGTAGACAACGTAACAGATTTTACCAGCACAGATGAAAAGAATGCTTTAGTAGCAGAAGCTCATTATATGAGAGCACTTTACTATTATTTTCTGGTAGAACAGTTTGGTGCTGTAACTTTGAACACAACATTACCTTCAGGTGTAGATTTATCTCCAACAAAAACAGAACCGCTTGAAATATATAAAACAACCATTATCCCTGATCTTGAGTTTGCTGCTAAGTGGCTTCCAATATCTCGTCCAGGCGAAGAAGGTAGAGCATTGCGTAAATCTGCAATGGGACTTTTAGCAAAAGCTTGCTTGCAGACAAAAGAATATGGTTCAACAGAATATATTCAGAAAGCGCTTGATACCAGTAAAGAATTGATAGCCGACTGTGAATCAGGTGGTGCAAAGTATGCTACTTATATGTATCCTACCATTAATCAGGTATTTGCAAATGCAAACAACCTGGAGAATAAGGAATCATTATATTCTGTAGCTTTCTCACAGGCCGGAGGTAGTACAAACTTATGGCAACACAATCAGGATTACCAGTTATTCTATGGAAATGTAGCCAAATTCCCGGCTGTTCTTTACAAAGGACATGAAACAGAAATAGGACGTTATTCTGATGGTTTGTTTATGCCTTCTAAATATTTGCTGGATGTCTTTGTTAATAAAGATAATACTCTAGACCCTCGTTATGCTGTATTCTTCCAGACAGAGTGGACTGCAAACAATGCATATCTGTGGACTGCAGATAACCTGAAGATGTATGACCGTACATCAAGTGTTACTTCTTCATCAAAAGTGAACGTAGGTGACGTGGCTATTAAAATTGTTCGTCCTCAGGAAGCTGCATACAGTGATCTTGCATCAAAGAAACTAACTGTTCCTTACCTGATTATTGATTACAAAGATTTGTATAATGATGATATGACTGTGAAGATGACGTATACTCGTCTGAACGATGGATCAACAGTTGAGAATCCGTTCTACTTCTTCTATCCATCACTCAATAAATTCAACTCAAGCAACTTTACTGTAATCAGTGCTTCAAAGAACCGTTTCGCATGTGATGCTTCGGCAATAACAATGCGTATGGCTGAAATATACCTGATAGCAGCCGAAGCTGATTTGTATCTCAATGCAGGTTCGGGATCTGCAGCATATATCAATAAAGTACGTAAAAGAGCTGGTGCAGCCGATATTCAAGGTAGTGTCACTATTCAGACAATCCTTGATGAACGTGCAAGAGAGTTGGCCGGAGAGTACACTCGTTTCTATGATTTGAAGCGTACAGGTAAGTTGAGTAAGGCTTATCTTACTGAAACAAATCCTGATGTTGGAGCTTACTTCAATGACGATTACTATAAAGTTCGTCCAATTCCACAATCATTTACTGATGTGATAAAGAATGGCGCTGAATATCAGAATCCAGGATATTAG
- a CDS encoding Pls/PosA family non-ribosomal peptide synthetase: MFLEYFFESSAISFPSSVAIEEGATRYTYIEADKAANKLAHFLKSKDIGPEDKVVILLPRIAEVPIAMLAVLKAGAAYIPLDPEIPGERVNFIMQDAGAKLIITSDVILDRIGTQLNSHLIFNLDKQFTEIDTFPDVKPEVSNRLPNNLCYIIYTSGTTGQPKGVLLEHRNAANYILAAQKIYPINNADRALQGFSVSFDASVEEIWVPFSVGATLVIGTFDIMRSGDRFASKLNQLGITFLSCAPTLLSMVKEDISGLKILIFGGEVCSKDIAARWCKPGRIVYNTYGPTEGTVIATYSILKPYGEVTIGRPLDGYDVLLVNEQLELVADGEEGEILIGGESVARGYLNREELTARKFLTTDKFKGTEERYYRTGDLAKYSPEGEIIFLGRADAQVKVRGFRVELAEIEGLLMKCEGVQAAAVALDSTTQQLAAYVVLQQGKEINRDDIAKLLRQTLPYYMIPSTLDIIDSLPMTPSQKIDRKRLPDPQLPLTYSSDKNIIPPSTQLEIEMVKVIARNIQRDDISMSDNFFDDLGGHSLLAAIVVSEMRELKMFENMSVVDVYKHPILSDLASELEKKRPVEKEDPPKERDIYKPSKLVYYTCSFFQGISLLFLILLFGMEWLGPFFVYSYYYQAESGVAYSLLMSLLMYFTILPVLSAFAIVFKWIVIGRFKPGKYKLWGSYYFRFWLVDKVINICPTTYFTGTYVLNIFYRLLGAKIGKNTYINTSAISVFDLFSVGNNVSICTDTHLRGYSIADGYLNIGTIELEDKVFIGTRCCVAHNTKMCKNSSLEDLSLVPEGCIVPENEHWNGSPAIKSGINKQKDSIRLWSVKFTVLSMIGVFVIPLITMVAYFPGMMLISHLDYLSEKYHFLWVTILVGFSFVLLLTLIITILKWILLGSLKDGKYPVNSLFYYRKWFFDQLMKLSLQVIGTLYTTLYLQIWFKMLGVKMGKRVEISTVEFISPDLLVTGDECFLADSVSVGASHVRNGYINIAKTYIGNRTFVGNSAVISPDTRLGSDVLVGVLSKMSEENLPAKDGTSWFGSPAVYLPRRDINRDFSIERTYKPTRKLFIQRYTIEFFRVVLPATLFILYAALITNVISYLQVEKDLDVLFMVFPFLYLGAGILGTLVTALLKWVVIGKYTPAKKPLWSNYVWRSELVTGVYENFLVLFFLNVLTGTPFIKFPLRLLGCKIGKRVCLNTTQITEFDLIKIGDDSACNDNCTLQTHLFEDRVMKMSYVDIGKECSVGGMAVVLYDSKMEDRSILEPLSVLMKNETLPAENRFVGAPAGKVQS; this comes from the coding sequence ATGTTCTTAGAATACTTTTTTGAAAGCTCAGCTATATCATTCCCATCTTCGGTAGCTATAGAGGAAGGAGCTACCAGATATACCTATATTGAAGCCGATAAAGCTGCCAATAAATTAGCCCATTTTTTAAAATCGAAGGATATTGGTCCGGAAGATAAAGTTGTTATCTTATTGCCTCGTATAGCAGAGGTACCTATTGCCATGCTTGCTGTTTTGAAAGCCGGTGCAGCCTATATTCCTCTCGATCCTGAGATTCCGGGTGAAAGAGTTAATTTCATAATGCAGGATGCAGGTGCCAAACTAATTATCACATCAGATGTTATTCTTGACCGGATAGGGACACAACTCAATTCGCATCTCATATTCAATTTGGATAAGCAATTCACTGAAATAGATACTTTTCCGGATGTTAAACCTGAAGTGTCCAACCGATTACCCAACAATCTGTGCTATATTATTTATACTTCCGGAACAACCGGACAACCTAAAGGTGTTTTACTGGAGCACCGAAATGCAGCTAACTATATTTTAGCGGCGCAGAAAATTTATCCTATTAATAATGCCGACAGAGCCTTGCAGGGCTTTTCTGTGTCTTTTGATGCATCAGTAGAAGAAATTTGGGTACCATTCTCTGTGGGTGCTACGCTGGTGATAGGAACTTTTGATATAATGAGGTCGGGAGATAGATTTGCTTCGAAGCTTAATCAACTGGGCATAACTTTCTTGTCGTGTGCTCCCACATTGCTTTCAATGGTGAAAGAAGATATTTCCGGACTGAAAATCCTGATTTTCGGAGGTGAAGTCTGTTCAAAAGATATCGCTGCCCGATGGTGCAAACCCGGACGAATTGTTTATAATACCTATGGACCTACGGAAGGAACGGTTATTGCCACTTATTCAATATTAAAACCTTATGGTGAAGTAACAATTGGCCGTCCGCTGGATGGATATGACGTGCTGTTGGTTAATGAACAACTGGAGCTAGTAGCCGATGGCGAAGAAGGAGAGATCCTTATTGGTGGCGAAAGTGTGGCACGTGGATACCTGAACAGAGAAGAACTGACAGCCCGAAAGTTTCTAACTACAGATAAATTCAAAGGAACAGAAGAAAGATATTACCGTACAGGCGACCTTGCGAAATATTCTCCCGAAGGTGAAATTATTTTTCTTGGAAGAGCAGATGCACAGGTTAAGGTCAGAGGTTTCCGTGTGGAGCTTGCCGAAATTGAAGGTCTGCTGATGAAATGTGAAGGTGTTCAGGCAGCTGCCGTGGCGCTCGATTCTACAACCCAACAACTTGCGGCCTATGTAGTACTGCAACAGGGAAAAGAAATAAACCGGGATGATATAGCCAAACTACTCAGACAGACTCTTCCGTATTACATGATACCTTCTACGCTCGATATCATTGATAGTCTGCCAATGACACCTAGTCAGAAGATTGACCGTAAACGTTTGCCTGATCCTCAGTTGCCATTAACATATTCATCCGATAAGAATATAATCCCTCCATCAACGCAACTCGAGATAGAGATGGTTAAAGTAATAGCCCGAAATATTCAACGGGATGATATTTCTATGAGTGATAATTTCTTTGATGATCTGGGTGGGCATTCACTTCTTGCGGCAATTGTTGTGTCCGAAATGCGCGAACTGAAGATGTTCGAGAATATGTCTGTAGTCGATGTATATAAACATCCCATATTGTCTGATCTGGCAAGTGAACTGGAAAAGAAACGTCCGGTCGAAAAGGAAGATCCTCCCAAAGAACGAGATATTTATAAACCTTCTAAGCTAGTTTATTATACCTGTTCATTCTTTCAGGGAATATCACTTCTATTTCTGATACTGCTTTTTGGTATGGAATGGTTAGGCCCTTTCTTTGTGTACTCTTACTATTACCAGGCCGAAAGTGGAGTAGCCTATTCATTGCTTATGAGTTTGCTTATGTATTTTACTATATTACCAGTGTTGTCAGCATTTGCAATAGTTTTCAAATGGATAGTTATCGGACGGTTCAAGCCTGGAAAGTATAAATTATGGGGCAGTTATTACTTCAGATTCTGGCTTGTGGATAAAGTGATCAATATCTGTCCTACAACTTATTTCACCGGAACTTATGTATTGAATATATTCTATAGATTATTAGGAGCAAAGATAGGTAAGAATACATACATAAATACCTCAGCCATATCAGTGTTTGATTTGTTCAGTGTTGGCAATAATGTGAGTATATGTACCGACACTCATTTACGTGGCTATTCCATTGCGGACGGATACCTCAACATTGGTACCATTGAACTAGAAGATAAAGTCTTTATCGGTACAAGGTGTTGCGTTGCTCATAATACGAAGATGTGCAAAAATAGTTCTCTGGAAGATCTTTCTTTGGTACCTGAAGGATGCATAGTTCCTGAAAATGAGCATTGGAACGGATCACCGGCAATAAAGAGCGGAATAAATAAACAGAAAGACAGTATCAGATTGTGGTCTGTAAAGTTTACCGTCCTCTCAATGATAGGAGTTTTTGTTATACCACTTATTACGATGGTGGCATATTTCCCGGGTATGATGCTTATATCGCATCTGGATTACCTGTCGGAGAAATACCATTTCCTTTGGGTCACAATTCTCGTGGGGTTTTCATTCGTATTATTGCTTACACTGATCATAACTATTCTGAAATGGATATTATTGGGAAGCCTGAAAGATGGTAAGTATCCGGTAAACAGTCTTTTTTATTATCGAAAATGGTTCTTTGATCAGCTGATGAAATTAAGTCTGCAGGTTATAGGAACACTATATACCACCCTTTATTTGCAGATATGGTTCAAAATGCTGGGAGTAAAAATGGGTAAACGAGTTGAGATTTCAACCGTTGAATTTATCTCTCCCGATCTGCTTGTTACCGGTGATGAGTGTTTTCTTGCCGATTCTGTGTCGGTTGGTGCTTCTCATGTAAGAAATGGTTATATAAATATAGCCAAGACCTATATAGGCAATCGTACTTTTGTAGGAAACAGTGCCGTGATTAGTCCTGATACACGCCTCGGTAGTGATGTACTTGTTGGTGTTCTTTCTAAGATGAGCGAAGAAAATCTTCCTGCCAAAGATGGAACATCGTGGTTTGGTTCTCCGGCAGTCTATCTTCCCAGGCGGGATATCAACCGTGACTTTTCAATTGAACGCACTTATAAACCTACCCGGAAACTCTTTATACAGAGATATACCATTGAATTCTTCCGTGTGGTATTACCTGCAACGCTTTTCATTCTTTATGCAGCACTTATAACTAATGTTATTTCCTATTTACAGGTTGAAAAAGACCTTGATGTACTATTCATGGTTTTCCCATTCCTTTATTTGGGGGCAGGCATATTGGGAACTTTGGTTACTGCATTACTCAAATGGGTAGTGATAGGTAAATATACTCCGGCCAAGAAGCCTTTGTGGAGCAATTATGTATGGAGAAGCGAACTGGTGACAGGTGTTTACGAAAACTTCTTGGTACTATTTTTCCTGAATGTGCTTACCGGAACACCTTTCATAAAATTCCCTCTCAGATTGCTGGGATGCAAAATAGGCAAAAGAGTATGTCTCAATACCACTCAGATAACTGAGTTCGATTTAATAAAGATTGGAGACGATTCTGCGTGCAACGATAATTGTACCTTACAAACTCACTTATTTGAAGATAGGGTAATGAAAATGTCTTATGTAGATATAGGAAAGGAATGTAGTGTAGGAGGTATGGCTGTGGTACTTTATGATTCAAAGATGGAAGACCGCTCTATTCTGGAACCATTATCCGTGTTGATGAAAAATGAAACTTTGCCGGCTGAGAACCGTTTTGTCGGAGCGCCGGCTGGTAAGGTACAATCATAG